A window of the Desulfobacula toluolica Tol2 genome harbors these coding sequences:
- a CDS encoding Maf family protein yields the protein MKSINTEKIILASGSPRRKELLEQVGINIEISVSTIDEETVSIKKPEDYVKELSFLKAEDTSLLYPESWVLGADTIVVVDNQILGKPQSKPDAIDMLTKLNNREHSVYTGFCLIHQKKRSIIKKCVETKVYFKHLSDQEIQWYVNTGEPFDKAGAYGIQAIGAILVKQIKGSYSNVVGLPVCEVVETLMHLNIIQF from the coding sequence ATGAAATCAATCAATACTGAAAAAATAATATTGGCATCCGGATCTCCGAGAAGAAAAGAGCTTCTTGAGCAGGTTGGAATAAATATTGAAATCTCTGTGTCAACCATTGATGAAGAAACGGTTTCAATCAAAAAACCTGAAGATTATGTAAAAGAACTCTCCTTTTTAAAAGCAGAAGACACTTCCCTTTTATATCCTGAATCCTGGGTCCTGGGAGCGGATACCATTGTTGTCGTTGACAATCAGATTCTTGGCAAACCTCAATCCAAACCAGATGCCATTGATATGCTCACCAAATTAAATAATCGTGAACACAGTGTTTATACAGGGTTTTGTCTGATTCATCAGAAAAAAAGATCCATCATTAAAAAATGTGTTGAAACAAAAGTATATTTTAAACATTTAAGTGATCAGGAAATTCAATGGTACGTCAATACAGGCGAACCGTTTGACAAGGCCGGTGCTTATGGGATACAGGCAATTGGCGCAATTCTTGTCAAGCAGATTAAAGGCTCCTATTCCAATGTTGTAGGGTTGCCTGTTTGCGAGGTCGTTGAAACATTGATGCATCTTAATATCATTCAATTTTAA